A window of Candidatus Pantoea floridensis contains these coding sequences:
- the infB gene encoding translation initiation factor IF-2: MTDVTVKSLAAEIQTPVDRLVQQFADAGIRKSENDAVSQQEKETLLSHLNREHGQTGSSKLTLQRKTRSTLNIPVTGGKSKSVQIEVRKKRTYVKGDAESEQAQAEAEAEAQREAEEQARREAEEQARREAEQKAQREAEDKAKREAADKAKREAAEKEKVTNQPTDVAAKAAQSDKARREAEAAELKRKAEEEARRKLEEDARRVAEEARRLAEEKSAEWEKPEEEDKGDYHVTTSTHARQAEDENDRQVEAGRARARTTKAARPVKKGNKHSEAKTDREEARAQVRGGKGGKHRKPSTLQQGFNKPAQAVNRDVVIGETITVAELANKMAIKGSLVIKAMMKMGAMATINQVIDQETAQLVAEEMGHKVILRRENELEEAVMDDRDTDAAQESRAPVVTIMGHVDHGKTSLLDYIRSTKVASGEAGGITQHIGAYHVETDNGMITFLDTPGHAAFTAMRARGAQATDIVILVVAADDGVMPQTIEAIQHAKAAGVPVVVAVNKVDKPDSDPDRVKNELTQYGIIPEEWGGENMFVNVSAKAGTGIDDLLNAILLQAEVLELSAIREGMASGVVIESFLDKGRGPVATVLVREGTLNKGDIVLCGFEYGRVRAMRDELGREVLEAGPSIPVEILGLSGVPAAGDEATVVRDEKKAREVALYRQGKFREVKLARQQKSKLENMFANMTEGEVSELNIVLKSDVQGSVEAISDSLLKLSTDEVKVRIIGSGVGGITETDATLAAASNAIILGFNVRADASARRVIEAESVDLRYYSVIYNLIDEVKAAMSGMLAPEYKQQIIGLAAVRDVFKSPKFGAIAGCMVTEGNIKRHNPIRVLRDNVVIYEGELESLRRFKDDVNEVRNGMECGIGVKNYNDVRVGDMIEVFEVIEIKRTID; this comes from the coding sequence ATGACAGATGTAACCGTAAAATCGCTGGCCGCCGAAATTCAGACCCCGGTCGATCGCCTGGTACAGCAATTTGCTGATGCAGGGATCCGTAAGTCTGAGAACGATGCGGTGTCACAGCAAGAGAAAGAAACCTTACTGTCTCACCTGAATCGTGAGCACGGTCAGACCGGTTCAAGTAAGCTGACTTTGCAGCGCAAGACGCGCAGCACCTTGAATATTCCCGTCACCGGGGGTAAAAGTAAGTCGGTACAAATCGAAGTCCGCAAAAAACGCACATACGTGAAAGGCGACGCAGAGTCTGAGCAAGCTCAGGCAGAAGCGGAAGCCGAGGCGCAGCGTGAAGCGGAAGAGCAGGCGCGTCGCGAGGCGGAAGAACAAGCCCGTCGCGAAGCTGAACAGAAAGCGCAACGTGAAGCCGAAGATAAAGCCAAGCGCGAAGCCGCTGACAAGGCCAAACGTGAAGCAGCGGAAAAAGAGAAAGTGACTAATCAACCTACCGACGTAGCAGCTAAGGCTGCGCAGTCTGATAAAGCCCGTCGTGAAGCTGAAGCTGCCGAACTGAAACGTAAAGCGGAAGAAGAAGCGCGTCGTAAGCTGGAAGAAGACGCCCGCCGCGTGGCAGAAGAAGCCCGCCGCCTGGCAGAAGAAAAATCAGCCGAATGGGAAAAACCTGAGGAAGAGGACAAAGGCGACTATCACGTCACGACCTCAACTCACGCCCGTCAGGCAGAAGATGAGAACGATCGCCAGGTTGAAGCAGGCCGCGCACGTGCTCGCACCACTAAAGCTGCACGTCCGGTGAAGAAGGGCAACAAGCATTCTGAAGCTAAAACCGATCGTGAAGAAGCGCGCGCTCAGGTTCGTGGCGGCAAAGGTGGTAAACACCGCAAGCCAAGCACCCTGCAGCAAGGCTTCAACAAACCCGCTCAGGCTGTTAACCGCGATGTTGTCATCGGTGAAACCATCACCGTTGCTGAACTGGCCAATAAAATGGCGATCAAAGGCTCACTGGTCATCAAAGCTATGATGAAAATGGGCGCAATGGCGACCATTAACCAGGTTATCGATCAGGAAACGGCTCAGTTAGTCGCGGAAGAAATGGGTCACAAAGTGATCCTGCGCCGTGAGAACGAGCTGGAAGAAGCGGTAATGGACGATCGTGATACCGATGCTGCGCAGGAAAGTCGTGCGCCGGTTGTGACCATCATGGGTCACGTTGACCACGGTAAAACCTCTCTGCTTGACTACATTCGTTCTACGAAAGTCGCGTCAGGCGAAGCGGGTGGTATTACCCAGCATATCGGTGCATACCACGTTGAAACCGACAACGGCATGATCACCTTCCTCGACACCCCTGGTCACGCCGCGTTTACCGCAATGCGTGCACGTGGTGCGCAGGCAACGGATATCGTTATCCTCGTGGTTGCGGCTGATGACGGCGTGATGCCACAGACCATCGAAGCGATCCAGCATGCGAAAGCAGCCGGTGTGCCAGTGGTTGTTGCAGTCAACAAAGTTGATAAGCCTGATTCTGATCCAGACCGCGTTAAGAACGAACTGACCCAATACGGTATTATTCCGGAAGAGTGGGGCGGCGAGAACATGTTCGTTAACGTATCAGCGAAAGCCGGTACCGGTATTGACGATCTGTTGAACGCGATTCTGCTGCAGGCCGAAGTGCTGGAACTGTCCGCTATCCGTGAAGGTATGGCGAGCGGCGTGGTGATTGAATCGTTCCTCGATAAAGGTCGTGGTCCGGTTGCAACCGTGCTGGTACGTGAAGGTACGCTGAACAAAGGCGATATCGTGCTGTGTGGCTTTGAATACGGCCGTGTACGTGCGATGCGTGATGAACTGGGTCGTGAAGTCCTGGAAGCGGGTCCATCCATTCCAGTTGAAATCCTCGGTCTGTCCGGTGTGCCGGCAGCGGGTGATGAAGCGACCGTAGTTCGTGATGAGAAGAAAGCGCGTGAAGTTGCACTGTATCGTCAGGGCAAATTCCGTGAAGTTAAGCTGGCGCGTCAGCAGAAGTCTAAGTTGGAGAACATGTTCGCCAACATGACCGAAGGCGAAGTGTCCGAGCTGAACATCGTGCTGAAATCTGACGTACAAGGTTCTGTGGAAGCGATCTCCGATTCCCTGCTGAAACTCTCTACCGACGAAGTGAAGGTGCGGATTATCGGTTCGGGTGTAGGTGGTATCACCGAAACCGACGCGACGCTGGCTGCAGCATCCAACGCGATCATCCTTGGCTTCAACGTACGTGCTGATGCTTCTGCTCGCCGCGTAATTGAAGCTGAGAGCGTCGATCTGCGTTACTACTCCGTGATCTATAATCTGATCGACGAAGTGAAAGCAGCGATGAGCGGTATGTTGGCACCAGAGTACAAACAGCAGATTATCGGTCTGGCTGCTGTACGTGACGTGTTCAAATCACCGAAATTTGGCGCTATCGCGGGCTGTATGGTCACCGAAGGCAACATCAAGCGTCACAACCCAATCCGTGTACTGCGTGACAACGTGGTTATCTATGAAGGCGAACTGGAATCACTGCGTCGCTTCAAAGATGACGTCAACGAAGTTCGTAACGGCATGGAATGTGGTATCGGTGTGAAGAACTACAACGACGTTCGCGTTGGCGATATGATCGAAGTCTTCGAAGTGATTGAAATTAAACGCACCATCGATTGA
- the pnp gene encoding polyribonucleotide nucleotidyltransferase, whose product MLNPIVRKFQYGQHTVTLETGMMARQATAAVMVSMDDTAVFVTVVGQKKTKPGQDFFPLTVNYQERTYAAGRIPGSFFRREGRPSEGETLISRLIDRPVRPLFPEGFINEVQVIATVVSVNPQVNPDIVAMIGASAALALSGLPFNGPIGAARVGYINDQYVLNPTADEINESRLNLVVAGTQNAVLMVESEADILTEEQMLGAVVYGHDQQQIVIENINALVAEAGKPRWDWQPLPTNDALIARVTALAEAGISDAYRITDKQERYTQVGAVKDATIAALQAEDETLDAGDIADIVHDLEKSVVRSRIIRGEPRIDGREKDMIRGLDVRTGVLPRTHGSSLFTRGETQALVTATLGTARDAQNLDELMGERTDSFLFHYNFPPYCVGETGMVGSPKRREIGHGRLAKRGVLAVMPKQADFPYTVRVVSEITESNGSSSMASVCGASLALMDAGVPIKAAVAGIAMGLVKEADNFVVLSDILGDEDHLGDMDFKVAGSREGITALQMDIKIEGITREIMQVALNQAKGARLHILSVMEQAISTPRQEISEFAPRIYTIKISSDKIKDVIGKGGSVIRALTEETGTTIEIEDDGTVKIAATDSLKAKEAIRRIEEITAEIEVGRVYSGKVTRIVDFGAFVAIGGGKEGLVHISQIADKRVEKVTDYLQMGQEVPVKVMEVDRQGRVRLSIKEATEQKPAEEVATAATDASDAE is encoded by the coding sequence TTGCTGAACCCGATCGTACGCAAATTCCAATATGGTCAGCATACCGTCACGCTGGAAACCGGCATGATGGCGCGCCAGGCTACCGCAGCAGTAATGGTGAGCATGGATGACACGGCTGTATTTGTTACCGTTGTTGGCCAGAAAAAAACGAAACCAGGTCAGGATTTTTTCCCGCTGACGGTTAACTATCAGGAGCGTACTTACGCTGCTGGTCGTATCCCGGGTAGTTTCTTCCGTCGTGAAGGCCGTCCAAGCGAAGGCGAAACCCTGATCTCACGTCTGATTGACCGCCCAGTTCGTCCGCTCTTCCCGGAAGGCTTCATCAACGAAGTGCAGGTCATTGCGACCGTTGTTTCTGTAAATCCACAAGTTAACCCGGACATCGTGGCGATGATCGGTGCTTCTGCAGCGTTAGCGCTGTCTGGGCTGCCGTTCAATGGTCCAATCGGTGCTGCTCGCGTGGGTTATATCAACGATCAGTACGTTCTGAACCCAACTGCCGATGAGATCAATGAATCTCGTTTGAACCTGGTGGTTGCCGGTACGCAGAATGCGGTGCTGATGGTTGAATCTGAAGCAGACATCCTGACTGAAGAGCAGATGCTGGGTGCCGTGGTCTATGGCCACGATCAGCAGCAGATCGTAATCGAAAACATCAATGCGCTGGTTGCTGAAGCCGGTAAGCCACGTTGGGATTGGCAGCCATTGCCAACTAACGATGCGTTGATCGCACGCGTTACTGCATTGGCAGAAGCCGGCATCAGCGATGCTTACCGCATCACCGACAAGCAAGAGCGTTACACGCAGGTTGGCGCGGTTAAAGACGCGACCATCGCCGCTCTGCAGGCTGAAGACGAAACCCTGGATGCAGGCGACATCGCTGACATCGTGCATGACCTCGAGAAAAGCGTTGTGCGTAGCCGTATTATCCGTGGCGAACCGCGTATCGATGGTCGTGAAAAAGATATGATTCGCGGCCTCGACGTGCGTACTGGCGTACTGCCGCGCACGCACGGTTCTTCACTGTTCACCCGTGGTGAAACGCAGGCGCTGGTTACCGCAACGCTGGGTACCGCGCGTGACGCGCAGAATCTGGATGAGTTGATGGGTGAGCGTACTGATAGCTTCCTGTTCCACTACAACTTCCCTCCGTACTGCGTGGGCGAAACCGGTATGGTTGGCTCACCGAAGCGTCGTGAGATTGGTCACGGCCGTCTGGCGAAGCGTGGCGTGCTGGCAGTAATGCCTAAGCAAGCTGATTTCCCATACACCGTACGTGTTGTGTCAGAAATCACCGAATCTAACGGTTCTTCTTCAATGGCTTCTGTGTGTGGTGCTTCTCTGGCACTGATGGACGCAGGTGTACCGATCAAAGCAGCCGTAGCCGGTATTGCTATGGGTCTGGTTAAAGAAGCTGACAACTTTGTGGTTCTTTCTGACATCCTGGGTGACGAAGATCACCTCGGCGACATGGACTTCAAAGTTGCGGGTAGCCGCGAGGGTATCACCGCGCTGCAGATGGATATCAAAATCGAAGGTATCACCCGCGAAATCATGCAGGTTGCTCTGAACCAGGCGAAGGGTGCTCGTCTGCATATCCTGAGCGTGATGGAACAGGCAATCAGCACGCCGCGTCAGGAAATCTCTGAGTTCGCGCCGCGCATTTACACCATCAAAATCAGTTCAGACAAGATCAAAGATGTTATCGGTAAAGGCGGCTCGGTTATCCGTGCGCTGACCGAAGAAACCGGTACTACCATCGAAATCGAAGATGATGGCACCGTGAAGATCGCTGCAACTGATAGCCTGAAAGCCAAAGAAGCCATTCGTCGCATCGAAGAGATCACTGCTGAGATCGAAGTTGGCCGCGTTTACTCTGGCAAAGTGACACGTATCGTTGATTTCGGTGCCTTCGTGGCCATTGGCGGCGGTAAAGAAGGTTTGGTTCATATTTCTCAGATCGCCGATAAGCGCGTTGAAAAAGTGACCGACTACCTGCAGATGGGCCAGGAAGTTCCAGTGAAAGTCATGGAAGTGGACCGTCAGGGCCGTGTACGCCTGAGCATCAAAGAAGCGACAGAGCAGAAACCAGCGGAAGAAGTTGCTACCGCTGCCACTGATGCATCTGACGCCGAGTAA
- the yrbN gene encoding protein YrbN: protein MKMTESFHDELCRLAAAI, encoded by the coding sequence ATGAAAATGACTGAAAGTTTTCACGACGAGTTATGTAGACTGGCCGCCGCAATCTAA
- the truB gene encoding tRNA pseudouridine(55) synthase TruB, whose protein sequence is MSRPRRRGRDVHGVFLLDKHQGASSNDVLQKVKRLFNANKAGHTGALDPLATGMLPVCLGEATKFSQYLLDSDKRYRVIARLGERTDTSDADGNIVETRAITFNQAELDAALEYFRGDTMQVPTMFSALKYQGRKLYEYAREGITVPREARPIKVFELQFIRWEGDELELEIHVSKGTYIRTIIDDLGEKLGCGAHVIMLRRLQVARYPIERMVTLEQLQEVAATVNMAVPPDYSALDALLLPMDSPAEEFPIVNLLPAVAAYFKQGMPVQVADAPEQGLVRVTEGDEHKFIGMAEIADDGRVAPRRLVVEFPA, encoded by the coding sequence ATGAGTCGTCCTCGTCGTCGCGGTCGCGACGTCCACGGTGTGTTTCTGCTGGATAAGCATCAAGGCGCATCCTCCAATGATGTACTGCAGAAAGTAAAACGCCTGTTTAATGCGAATAAAGCGGGCCACACCGGCGCGCTTGATCCGCTGGCAACCGGCATGTTGCCGGTATGCCTCGGTGAAGCCACCAAGTTTTCGCAGTATCTGCTCGATTCTGACAAGCGCTATCGCGTCATCGCTCGTCTTGGTGAACGTACCGATACGTCAGATGCCGACGGTAATATTGTTGAAACGCGTGCAATTACGTTCAATCAGGCTGAGCTAGATGCAGCGCTGGAGTATTTTCGCGGCGACACCATGCAGGTGCCGACCATGTTTTCCGCGCTGAAGTATCAGGGACGTAAGTTGTATGAGTACGCGCGTGAAGGCATTACCGTGCCGCGTGAAGCACGTCCGATCAAAGTGTTCGAACTGCAGTTTATTCGCTGGGAAGGGGATGAGCTGGAGCTAGAGATTCATGTCTCTAAAGGCACTTACATCCGTACCATCATTGACGATCTCGGTGAGAAGCTTGGTTGTGGTGCGCATGTGATCATGCTGCGTCGTTTGCAGGTGGCACGTTATCCCATTGAAAGAATGGTGACGCTGGAGCAGCTGCAGGAAGTGGCCGCCACCGTCAACATGGCGGTACCGCCGGATTACAGCGCGCTTGACGCGTTATTGCTACCAATGGATAGCCCGGCTGAAGAGTTCCCAATTGTGAATCTCTTGCCTGCTGTGGCGGCCTATTTCAAGCAAGGAATGCCGGTTCAGGTGGCAGATGCGCCGGAACAAGGCTTGGTGCGCGTGACCGAAGGTGATGAGCACAAATTCATTGGTATGGCCGAAATTGCTGATGACGGGCGCGTGGCGCCGCGTCGTCTGGTGGTAGAATTTCCTGCATAA
- the nlpI gene encoding lipoprotein NlpI, translated as MKPFLRWCFVATAITLAGCSNSNWRKNEVLAVPLQPTLQQEVILARMEQILASRALTDDERAQLLYERGVLYDSLGLRALARNDFSQALSIRPDMPEVFNYLGIYLTQAGNFDAAYEAFDSVLELDPTYNYAHLNRGIALYYGGRYKLAQDDLLAFYQDDPNDPFRSLWLYLVESDMDADKAKVTLRQRHDKAVRDQWGWNIVEFYLGDISEKTLMERLKADATDNTSLAEHLSETNFYLGKYYLSLGEKDDAKALFKLAVANNVNNFVEHRYALLELAQLGQTQDDLSESDQQ; from the coding sequence ATGAAGCCTTTTTTGCGCTGGTGTTTTGTTGCGACAGCTATCACGCTGGCAGGATGCAGCAACTCCAATTGGCGTAAGAACGAAGTTCTGGCAGTACCTTTGCAGCCCACACTGCAGCAAGAAGTCATTCTTGCGCGCATGGAACAAATTCTTGCCAGTCGTGCCCTTACCGATGATGAACGCGCACAGCTGTTATATGAGCGCGGAGTGTTGTATGATAGTTTGGGTCTGAGGGCATTAGCGCGGAACGATTTTTCGCAAGCGCTGTCTATAAGACCAGATATGCCTGAGGTATTTAACTATCTCGGTATATACTTAACGCAGGCAGGCAATTTTGATGCTGCCTATGAAGCGTTTGATTCTGTACTTGAGCTTGATCCAACTTACAACTATGCGCATTTAAACCGTGGTATCGCCCTCTATTACGGCGGTCGATACAAGTTAGCGCAAGATGATCTGCTGGCGTTTTATCAAGACGATCCTAACGATCCTTTCCGCAGCCTTTGGCTCTATCTCGTTGAAAGCGATATGGATGCCGACAAGGCGAAAGTTACGCTGAGACAGCGTCATGACAAAGCGGTCCGGGACCAATGGGGATGGAATATTGTCGAGTTCTACCTTGGCGACATCAGTGAAAAAACATTGATGGAACGTCTCAAGGCGGACGCAACGGATAACACCTCGCTCGCTGAACATCTCAGTGAAACCAACTTCTATTTAGGTAAGTACTACCTAAGTCTGGGGGAGAAGGACGACGCGAAAGCGTTGTTCAAACTGGCGGTGGCCAACAACGTAAACAACTTTGTTGAACACCGATACGCATTGTTGGAACTGGCGCAACTCGGCCAGACACAAGACGATTTATCAGAATCTGACCAGCAATAG
- the rpsO gene encoding 30S ribosomal protein S15, whose protein sequence is MSLSVEAKAEIVAKYGRGTNDSGSTEVQVALLTAQINHLQGHFSEHKKDHHSRRGLLRMVSQRRKLLDYLKRKDVARYTGLIESLGLRR, encoded by the coding sequence ATGTCTCTAAGCGTAGAAGCTAAAGCAGAGATCGTTGCTAAATACGGTCGTGGTACCAACGACAGCGGTTCAACTGAAGTTCAGGTTGCTCTGCTGACTGCTCAGATCAATCACCTGCAGGGTCACTTCTCTGAGCACAAGAAAGATCACCACAGCCGTCGCGGTCTGCTGCGCATGGTATCTCAGCGTCGTAAGCTGCTGGACTACCTGAAGCGTAAAGACGTTGCACGTTACACCGGTCTGATCGAAAGCCTGGGTCTGCGTCGCTAA
- the rbfA gene encoding 30S ribosome-binding factor RbfA, translating to MAKEFGRPQRVSQELQKEIAIILQREIKDPRLGMMVTVSGVEVSRDLAYAKVFVTFLNDKDEEAVQNGLKALKEASGYIRTLVGKAMRLRIVPELTFFYDNSLIEGMRMSNLVSNVIKSDVERRGDSPAEDDKED from the coding sequence ATGGCAAAAGAATTTGGCCGCCCACAGCGCGTTTCTCAGGAGTTGCAGAAAGAGATTGCAATCATCCTGCAGCGCGAAATTAAAGATCCGCGTCTTGGAATGATGGTGACAGTTTCGGGTGTTGAAGTCTCCCGCGATCTGGCTTATGCCAAGGTGTTTGTAACCTTTTTAAATGACAAAGACGAAGAAGCGGTGCAAAACGGGCTGAAGGCGCTGAAAGAAGCCTCTGGTTATATTCGCACGCTGGTAGGTAAAGCGATGCGTTTACGTATCGTGCCGGAACTGACCTTCTTCTACGACAATTCGCTGATTGAAGGTATGCGCATGTCGAACCTGGTCAGCAATGTTATCAAGAGTGATGTTGAGCGTCGTGGCGATAGCCCGGCGGAAGATGACAAGGAGGACTAA
- a CDS encoding SDR family NAD(P)-dependent oxidoreductase — MKTLEGKIALVTGASKGIGAAIAMTFAAAGARVVVNYLQDEVGAADVVTDIQALGSDAIAVQADISRQADVQRLFASSIEQFGAPDIVVNNAGIFHHGDFADLSVGEMQQQLNVNLLGTLLVCQQAAHHFPARGGSIINLSALNSQRSTPGSVLWAATKGAIDTLTQGLARELGPRNIRVNALAPGIILTEGLLAAKKMHPELKAQLIAATPLGRFGLPEDVAQVALFLASEESAYVSGERVLIAGGV; from the coding sequence ATGAAAACACTTGAAGGCAAAATTGCGCTGGTGACGGGCGCTTCGAAAGGCATTGGTGCCGCCATCGCCATGACTTTCGCGGCGGCCGGTGCTCGGGTAGTAGTGAATTATCTTCAGGACGAAGTTGGCGCGGCGGATGTGGTGACAGACATCCAGGCGCTGGGAAGCGATGCCATCGCCGTTCAGGCTGATATCTCACGCCAGGCCGATGTGCAGCGCTTGTTCGCTAGCAGCATTGAGCAGTTTGGCGCGCCAGATATTGTGGTTAACAATGCCGGTATTTTCCACCATGGTGATTTTGCCGATCTCAGCGTTGGCGAGATGCAGCAGCAGCTCAATGTGAATTTGCTTGGCACGCTGCTGGTATGCCAACAGGCGGCACATCATTTTCCGGCGCGCGGCGGATCCATCATCAACCTTAGCGCGCTCAACAGCCAGCGCAGCACGCCCGGCTCGGTGCTGTGGGCGGCAACGAAAGGTGCGATTGACACGCTGACACAAGGTTTGGCTCGAGAACTGGGGCCGCGCAATATCCGCGTCAATGCGTTAGCGCCCGGCATCATTTTGACCGAAGGTTTGCTGGCCGCTAAAAAGATGCACCCGGAGTTGAAGGCGCAGTTAATTGCCGCCACACCGCTTGGGCGCTTTGGTTTACCAGAAGATGTGGCACAGGTGGCGCTATTTCTGGCTTCAGAAGAGTCAGCTTACGTGAGTGGTGAACGCGTGCTGATTGCTGGCGGCGTGTAA
- a CDS encoding DEAD/DEAH family ATP-dependent RNA helicase, which yields MTDIQTTFADLGLNADILESLNGMGYVKPSPIQAECIPHLLAGRDVLGMAQTGSGKTAAFSLPLLNNIDPTVKAPQILVLAPTRELAVQVAEAVTEFSKHMRGINVVALYGGQRYDVQLRALRQGPQVVVGTPGRLLDHLKRGTLDLSNLRGLVLDEADEMLRMGFIEDVETIMAQIPDGHQTALFSATMPEAIRRITKRFMKDPQEVRIQSSLTTRPDISQSYWTAYGRKTDALVRFLEAEDFDAAIIFVRTKNATLEVAEALERSGYNSAALNGDMNQALREQTLERLKDGRLDILIATDVAARGLDVERISLVVNFDIPMDAESYVHRIGRTGRAGRAGRALLFVENRERRLLRNIERTMKLTIPEVELPNAELLGERRLAKFAAKVQQQLESSDLDMYRALLSKMQPGEDLDIETLAAALLKMAQGERPLILPPEAPRPARREFSDRPDRGDRRDSRDSRGPRESRDSRDGDRPRRERRDVGEMQLYRIEVGRDDGVEVRHIVGAIANEGDISSRYIGNIKLFGTHSTIELPKGMPGEVLQHFTRTRILNKPMNMQLMGDAPVHERSERRPAGGERRGNGAPRDGAPRGEGAPRRFSDRREGGREGGRFSREGGRGPRREEGAAAAPRRRDA from the coding sequence ATGACTGATATTCAAACCACTTTTGCTGACCTTGGCCTGAACGCCGACATCCTCGAATCACTGAACGGTATGGGCTACGTTAAGCCTTCTCCAATCCAGGCTGAGTGTATTCCTCACCTGCTGGCTGGCCGTGATGTGTTGGGTATGGCGCAGACCGGTAGTGGTAAAACCGCGGCATTCTCATTGCCGCTGCTAAACAACATTGATCCTACTGTTAAAGCACCGCAAATTTTGGTGCTGGCACCGACCCGCGAATTAGCGGTACAGGTTGCTGAAGCCGTCACAGAATTCTCTAAACACATGCGTGGCATTAACGTTGTTGCCCTGTACGGCGGCCAACGTTATGACGTGCAGCTGCGCGCACTGCGTCAGGGACCACAAGTGGTAGTGGGTACCCCTGGTCGTTTGCTGGATCACCTGAAGCGTGGCACGTTAGATCTGTCTAACCTGCGCGGTCTGGTGCTGGACGAAGCTGATGAAATGCTGCGTATGGGCTTCATCGAAGACGTTGAAACCATCATGGCGCAGATTCCAGACGGTCATCAGACCGCGCTGTTCTCAGCAACCATGCCAGAAGCGATCCGTCGTATCACCAAACGCTTCATGAAAGATCCGCAGGAAGTGCGTATCCAGTCAAGCCTGACTACGCGCCCAGACATTTCTCAGTCTTACTGGACCGCATATGGCCGTAAAACCGACGCGCTGGTTCGCTTCCTGGAAGCTGAAGATTTCGATGCAGCCATCATCTTCGTACGTACTAAAAATGCCACGCTGGAAGTGGCCGAAGCGCTTGAGCGCAGCGGTTATAACAGCGCAGCACTGAACGGTGACATGAACCAGGCACTGCGTGAGCAGACGCTGGAGCGTCTGAAAGATGGTCGTCTCGACATTCTGATCGCGACCGACGTAGCCGCACGTGGTCTGGACGTGGAACGCATCAGCCTGGTGGTAAACTTTGACATCCCAATGGATGCTGAATCTTACGTTCACCGTATTGGTCGTACTGGCCGTGCTGGTCGTGCTGGTCGCGCACTGCTGTTCGTTGAGAACCGCGAGCGTCGTCTGCTGCGCAACATTGAACGCACCATGAAGCTGACCATTCCAGAAGTTGAGCTGCCTAACGCAGAGCTGCTGGGTGAGCGTCGCCTGGCTAAGTTCGCGGCTAAAGTACAGCAGCAGCTGGAAAGCAGCGATCTGGACATGTATCGTGCACTGCTGAGCAAAATGCAGCCGGGTGAAGATCTGGATATCGAAACACTGGCCGCAGCACTGCTGAAAATGGCTCAGGGCGAACGTCCACTGATTCTGCCACCAGAAGCACCGCGTCCAGCACGTCGTGAATTCAGCGATCGTCCTGACCGTGGTGATCGCCGCGATTCACGTGATTCTCGTGGTCCACGCGAAAGCCGTGACAGCCGCGATGGTGACCGTCCTCGTCGTGAACGTCGTGACGTTGGCGAAATGCAGCTGTACCGCATTGAAGTGGGCCGTGATGATGGTGTTGAAGTGCGTCACATTGTTGGCGCGATCGCTAACGAAGGCGACATTAGCAGCCGTTACATCGGCAACATCAAGTTGTTCGGTACCCATTCAACCATCGAGCTGCCGAAAGGTATGCCGGGCGAAGTGCTGCAGCACTTCACTCGTACACGTATTCTGAACAAACCGATGAATATGCAGTTGATGGGTGATGCACCGGTGCATGAGCGTAGCGAACGTCGTCCTGCCGGCGGCGAACGTCGCGGTAACGGTGCTCCGCGTGATGGCGCACCACGTGGTGAAGGCGCTCCACGTCGCTTCTCCGATCGTCGTGAAGGTGGCCGCGAAGGCGGACGCTTCAGCCGTGAAGGTGGTCGTGGCCCACGTCGTGAAGAGGGTGCAGCCGCTGCACCACGTCGTCGTGACGCATAA